One stretch of Streptomyces sp. A2-16 DNA includes these proteins:
- a CDS encoding FAD:protein FMN transferase — MLHRVEHVMGFPVSLRVDDETVRESAADAVFAWLREVDARFSPFKEDSEVSRYGRGELSAEELSADLREILDLCEHYREATGGAFDVRLPGRRLDPCAVVKGWSVQRAAERLAAAGATRFVLNAGGDVVAAGGPWRVGVRHPEHADRLCTVLSLDSGAVATSACYERGDHIIDGRTGRAATGLLSLTVVAPTLTEADSVATAAFAMGPEGVDWAASLDGCEVFAVDAERRVLRTPGFPAVGQQTAA; from the coding sequence ATGCTGCACCGGGTCGAACACGTCATGGGCTTTCCCGTCTCGCTGCGGGTCGACGACGAGACGGTCCGCGAGTCCGCGGCGGACGCGGTCTTCGCGTGGCTGCGCGAGGTCGACGCCCGGTTCAGCCCCTTCAAGGAGGACAGCGAGGTGTCACGGTACGGCCGCGGCGAGCTGTCCGCCGAGGAGCTGAGCGCGGACCTGCGCGAGATCCTCGACCTGTGCGAGCACTACCGCGAGGCCACCGGCGGCGCCTTCGACGTACGACTGCCCGGCCGCCGTCTCGACCCATGCGCGGTGGTCAAGGGCTGGTCGGTGCAGCGCGCGGCGGAGCGGTTGGCCGCGGCGGGCGCGACACGGTTCGTCCTCAACGCCGGCGGCGACGTGGTCGCCGCCGGCGGCCCCTGGCGGGTGGGCGTGCGCCACCCCGAGCACGCCGACAGACTCTGCACGGTCCTCTCCCTCGACAGCGGCGCGGTCGCGACGTCCGCGTGCTACGAACGGGGCGACCACATCATCGACGGCCGCACCGGCCGCGCGGCGACGGGCCTGCTCAGCCTCACCGTCGTGGCCCCGACCCTGACGGAGGCCGACTCGGTCGCCACGGCGGCCTTCGCCATGGGGCCCGAGGGGGTCGACTGGGCCGCGTCGCTGGACGGGTGCGAGGTGTTCGCGGTGGACGCGGAGCGACGGGTGCTGCGGACGCCGGGGTTCCCGGCGGTCGGGCAGCAGACGGCCGCGTAG
- a CDS encoding FMN-binding protein, giving the protein MKRAIPVVVLSIAGLVPVWLYQPSAGSSTVQATTPAPSSTSSSSGSSGANVVTSSTITTEKGPVQLQVTFDGTKITAVKMLQQPNHPQTTAAVPKLVAETLEAQSADIDTVSGATITSEAYKKSLQATIDDNAKTASAASSSPSASATEEASRTVDGTAVDTEKGTVQVQVTFEGDKISAVRMLQQPNHPQTTAAVPKLVAETLEAQSADIDTVSGATITSDGYKESLQAAIDAKG; this is encoded by the coding sequence GTGAAACGAGCCATACCTGTCGTCGTCCTGAGCATCGCGGGCCTGGTCCCCGTGTGGCTGTACCAGCCCTCGGCCGGCTCCTCCACCGTTCAGGCCACCACCCCCGCGCCTTCCTCCACCTCCTCGTCCTCGGGATCCTCCGGTGCGAACGTCGTCACGAGCTCGACGATCACCACCGAGAAGGGCCCCGTGCAGCTCCAGGTGACCTTCGACGGTACGAAGATCACCGCGGTGAAGATGCTCCAGCAGCCGAACCACCCGCAGACCACGGCCGCCGTGCCGAAGCTGGTCGCGGAGACGCTGGAGGCGCAGAGCGCGGACATCGACACCGTGTCGGGCGCGACGATCACCAGCGAGGCCTACAAGAAGTCCCTCCAGGCCACGATCGACGACAACGCGAAGACGGCGTCGGCGGCCTCGTCGTCCCCGTCGGCCTCCGCCACCGAGGAGGCGTCCAGGACCGTGGACGGCACCGCGGTCGACACGGAGAAGGGCACCGTCCAGGTTCAGGTGACCTTCGAGGGCGACAAGATCAGCGCCGTGAGGATGCTCCAGCAGCCGAACCACCCGCAGACCACGGCCGCCGTGCCGAAGCTGGTCGCGGAGACGCTGGAGGCGCAGAGCGCGGACATCGACACCGTCTCCGGTGCGACCATCACCAGCGACGGCTACAAGGAGTCCCTCCAGGCCGCGATCGACGCGAAGGGCTGA
- a CDS encoding response regulator transcription factor, whose translation MEKVRLLVVDDDPPIADLVATVARYEGWEAVTANSGEEALARAAEFHPDIVVLDLMLPDIDGFGVLDRLRRSGTMVPVVFLTARDAVADRVAGLTRGGDDYLVKPFAVEELMARLRTVLRRSAGPGFQRSVLRVADLTMDEDTREVRRGDKLLTLTPTEYEVLRYLMRKSPTVLTKAQILDHVWEYGFGGRSNVVELVVSRLRRKLDDTGEPLIHTVRGFGYVIRQTAE comes from the coding sequence GTGGAAAAAGTACGACTCCTCGTCGTGGACGACGACCCGCCGATCGCCGATCTCGTGGCGACGGTCGCCCGCTACGAGGGCTGGGAGGCGGTCACCGCCAACTCCGGCGAGGAGGCGCTCGCCCGCGCCGCGGAGTTCCATCCGGACATCGTGGTGCTCGATCTGATGCTGCCGGACATCGACGGCTTCGGCGTCCTGGACCGGCTGCGCCGTTCGGGGACCATGGTGCCCGTGGTGTTCCTCACCGCGCGCGACGCGGTCGCCGACCGGGTGGCGGGGCTGACCCGCGGCGGGGACGACTACCTGGTCAAGCCGTTCGCGGTGGAGGAGCTGATGGCCCGGCTGCGGACGGTGCTGCGGCGCAGCGCCGGGCCCGGCTTCCAGCGCTCGGTGCTGCGGGTCGCGGACCTCACGATGGACGAGGACACCCGCGAGGTCCGGCGCGGCGACAAGCTCCTCACGCTCACCCCCACCGAGTACGAGGTCCTGCGGTACCTGATGCGCAAGTCGCCGACCGTGCTCACCAAGGCGCAGATCCTCGACCATGTGTGGGAGTACGGTTTCGGCGGCCGCTCCAACGTCGTCGAGCTGGTCGTCAGCCGGCTGCGCCGCAAGCTGGACGACACGGGCGAGCCGCTCATCCACACCGTGCGGGGCTTCGGGTACGTCATCCGGCAGACGGCCGAATGA
- a CDS encoding glycosyltransferase family 39 protein produces MTTLAPPPAPSVEEGRHRAVPPAASSRLRRMFTGAPEDPRWARPALWAILVLATVLYAWNLSSITGNTFYDAAVYSGTKSWKTFFFGALDSGSFITVDKPPFALWVMGLSARAFGYGTWQLMLPMVAVGTGSVALLYRMVKRDFGAVAGTIAALALTLTPITVAINRDTNPDPVLVFLMLLGAAALMKAVRTGRLMPLVWSGVAIGFAFNTKMMQAYVVLPAFFLVYVWAAKGSLGRRVRNLAVGTVALVVSSAWWMVVVDLIPASSRPYIGGSTDNTVWDLVIGYNGFGRIFGASSSVGSQGNGASFGGEAGLYRLFNSIMGGQISWLIPFALIALVGGLVLRGRAPRTDARRAALMLWGGWFVLHYLTFALAEGTFHPYYVTAMAPGVAALAGIGAVMLYRAFREGSAAKWGWVLPASIAVSTVWAVVLLQRVSGSGTLYTVAEVVAGVAGAVAVIGLLLGRFTKRQRLTGIAALAAVVALLAGPAAYSASAATSSTNGTNPTAGPSTGGMGGGGGMGGGQRPSGNGGPGGGTSGSTDSGSSSGSGNQSTGRPPSGTGSATSESGTGAESKTAGGGGMGGESQVSSAMITYLKKHQDGATWLVAVATDQTASSIILESGQPVISMGGWSGSDNAMTLAKLKSLVKSGKLHYIVISDSGQGSSNSDIATWVKKNGTAVSTYSGLYRLDASDVG; encoded by the coding sequence ATGACGACCCTCGCCCCACCGCCCGCGCCGTCCGTAGAGGAGGGCAGGCACCGGGCCGTGCCGCCCGCCGCGAGCAGCCGGCTGCGCAGGATGTTCACCGGCGCCCCCGAGGACCCGCGCTGGGCCCGCCCCGCCCTGTGGGCGATCCTGGTGCTGGCCACGGTGCTGTACGCCTGGAACCTGTCGTCCATCACCGGCAACACCTTCTACGACGCGGCCGTCTACTCCGGCACGAAGAGCTGGAAGACGTTCTTCTTCGGCGCCCTCGACTCCGGCAGCTTCATCACGGTCGACAAGCCGCCGTTCGCCCTGTGGGTGATGGGGCTCTCGGCCCGTGCCTTCGGGTACGGGACCTGGCAGTTGATGCTGCCGATGGTCGCCGTCGGCACCGGTTCGGTGGCGCTGCTGTACCGCATGGTCAAGCGGGACTTCGGTGCCGTGGCCGGCACGATCGCGGCACTCGCGCTCACCCTCACCCCGATCACCGTCGCCATCAACCGCGACACCAACCCCGACCCGGTCCTGGTCTTCCTGATGCTGCTCGGCGCCGCCGCGCTGATGAAGGCCGTGCGCACCGGGCGGCTGATGCCGCTGGTGTGGTCGGGGGTCGCGATCGGCTTCGCGTTCAACACGAAGATGATGCAGGCGTACGTCGTCCTGCCGGCCTTCTTCCTCGTCTATGTGTGGGCGGCCAAGGGCTCGCTCGGCCGCCGGGTCCGCAACCTCGCCGTCGGCACCGTCGCCCTGGTCGTCTCCAGCGCCTGGTGGATGGTGGTCGTCGATCTCATCCCCGCCTCCTCCCGGCCCTACATCGGCGGCTCCACCGACAACACCGTGTGGGACCTGGTCATCGGCTACAACGGCTTCGGCCGGATCTTCGGGGCGAGTTCCTCGGTCGGCTCGCAGGGCAACGGCGCGAGCTTCGGCGGTGAGGCGGGTCTGTACCGGCTGTTCAACAGCATCATGGGCGGTCAGATCTCCTGGCTGATCCCCTTCGCGCTGATCGCGCTGGTCGGCGGTCTGGTGCTGCGCGGCCGGGCGCCCCGCACCGACGCCAGGCGGGCGGCGCTGATGCTGTGGGGCGGCTGGTTCGTCCTGCACTACCTGACCTTCGCGCTCGCCGAGGGCACCTTCCATCCGTACTACGTCACGGCGATGGCGCCGGGCGTCGCCGCCCTGGCGGGTATCGGCGCGGTGATGCTGTACCGGGCCTTCCGGGAGGGCTCGGCGGCGAAGTGGGGCTGGGTCCTGCCGGCGTCGATCGCGGTCAGCACGGTGTGGGCAGTCGTCCTGCTCCAGCGGGTCTCCGGCTCCGGGACGCTCTACACGGTCGCCGAGGTCGTGGCCGGGGTCGCCGGTGCGGTCGCGGTGATCGGACTGCTGCTCGGCAGGTTCACCAAGCGGCAGCGCCTGACCGGCATCGCGGCCCTCGCGGCGGTCGTCGCCCTGCTCGCCGGTCCCGCCGCGTACTCGGCGTCGGCCGCCACCTCCAGCACCAACGGCACGAACCCGACGGCCGGTCCCAGCACCGGCGGCATGGGCGGGGGCGGCGGCATGGGCGGCGGTCAGCGCCCGAGCGGCAACGGCGGCCCGGGCGGCGGCACGAGCGGCTCCACCGACTCGGGCAGCTCCAGCGGCTCCGGCAACCAGTCCACGGGCCGGCCCCCGTCGGGCACCGGTTCCGCCACAAGTGAGTCCGGTACCGGCGCCGAGTCGAAGACGGCCGGCGGTGGTGGCATGGGCGGCGAGAGCCAGGTCTCCTCCGCGATGATCACGTATCTGAAGAAGCACCAGGACGGCGCCACCTGGCTGGTCGCGGTCGCCACCGACCAGACCGCCTCCTCGATCATCCTGGAGTCCGGTCAGCCGGTGATCTCCATGGGCGGTTGGTCCGGCTCCGACAACGCGATGACCCTCGCCAAGCTCAAGAGCCTCGTGAAGTCCGGCAAGCTGCACTACATCGTCATCAGCGACTCAGGCCAGGGCTCGTCGAACTCCGATATCGCCACCTGGGTCAAGAAGAACGGCACGGCGGTGAGCACCTACAGCGGCCTGTACCGCCTGGACGCCTCCGACGTCGGCTGA
- a CDS encoding HAMP domain-containing sensor histidine kinase, whose amino-acid sequence MRSVLGRVRSAYRRMRLGTRLALGLGALALVVFAVVGTALTTYMRDYLSAQLDTQLAQAQIAQSKSIADYGTLSGKKYYSWFYAVYDVSDGAPRLRKPEDPGDLPKDVEDFTALAEAQTASHTEVLSTGHIGGAGDYRLRACEVEPGVVLVSAAPMDEIDDTVRRLITVQVIAFGLALLGLVVIGRKLLRRGLKPLSDMATTAHGIASHDLSDTAARLPLRADKRGGGPEVEELRTAFNTMLEHIDDSLAVRAEAEQRLRRFVADASHELRTPLMSVRGYADLFQYAAANAPEERDKHLARLRAEAARMGFLLDDLLLLARLDAAEVETPLRPAEVDLVELVEQAADAFRASHPGRPLTVTPGPQALKLRLDPQRVRQVLDNLLTNAAVHTPAGTEVSVGVRVRDGQAQVRIADSGPGIPAADQERVFDRFYRVDKARSRDRGGSGLGLAVASSLVRAHGGTTELSSEPGSTVFTVSFPLSLMGP is encoded by the coding sequence ATGAGGTCCGTCCTCGGCCGGGTGCGGTCGGCCTACCGGAGGATGCGGCTCGGCACCCGTCTCGCGCTGGGCCTCGGGGCGCTGGCCCTGGTGGTGTTCGCGGTCGTGGGGACCGCGCTGACCACGTACATGCGGGACTATCTCTCGGCCCAGCTCGACACCCAGCTGGCGCAGGCCCAGATCGCCCAGTCCAAGAGCATCGCGGACTACGGCACGCTGTCCGGCAAGAAGTACTACAGCTGGTTCTACGCCGTGTACGACGTGTCGGACGGCGCCCCGCGGCTGCGCAAGCCCGAGGACCCCGGCGACCTGCCGAAGGACGTCGAGGACTTCACCGCCCTCGCCGAGGCGCAGACCGCCTCCCACACGGAGGTCCTGAGCACCGGGCACATCGGCGGCGCCGGCGACTACCGGCTGCGCGCCTGCGAGGTCGAGCCGGGGGTGGTCCTGGTCAGCGCCGCGCCGATGGACGAGATCGACGACACCGTACGGCGGCTGATCACCGTGCAGGTGATCGCGTTCGGGCTCGCCCTGCTGGGGCTCGTGGTGATCGGCCGGAAGCTGCTGCGGCGCGGTCTGAAGCCGCTGAGCGACATGGCGACCACCGCGCACGGCATCGCCTCGCACGACCTCAGCGACACGGCGGCCCGGCTGCCGCTGCGCGCCGACAAGCGGGGCGGCGGCCCGGAGGTGGAGGAGCTGCGGACGGCGTTCAACACCATGCTGGAGCACATCGACGACTCGCTCGCGGTCCGCGCGGAGGCCGAGCAGCGGCTGCGCCGGTTCGTCGCGGACGCCTCGCACGAGCTGCGCACCCCGTTGATGTCCGTGCGCGGCTACGCGGACCTCTTCCAGTACGCCGCCGCGAACGCCCCCGAGGAGCGGGACAAGCACCTGGCCCGGCTGCGCGCCGAGGCCGCCCGCATGGGCTTCCTCCTGGACGACCTGCTGCTGCTCGCCCGCCTGGACGCGGCGGAGGTGGAGACCCCGCTGCGGCCCGCCGAGGTGGATCTGGTGGAGCTGGTGGAGCAGGCGGCCGACGCGTTCCGCGCGAGCCACCCGGGCCGTCCGCTGACGGTGACGCCGGGCCCGCAGGCCCTGAAGCTGCGGCTCGACCCGCAGCGGGTGCGCCAGGTCCTCGACAACCTCCTGACCAACGCGGCCGTGCACACCCCGGCGGGCACCGAGGTGTCGGTCGGGGTGCGGGTGCGGGACGGGCAGGCGCAGGTGCGGATCGCCGACAGCGGGCCGGGCATCCCGGCCGCCGACCAGGAGCGGGTCTTCGACCGCTTCTACCGCGTCGACAAGGCCCGCAGCCGGGACCGGGGCGGCAGCGGTCTCGGCCTCGCGGTGGCGAGCTCCCTGGTCCGGGCGCACGGCGGCACGACCGAGCTCTCCAGCGAGCCCGGCTCGACGGTGTTCACGGTGTCGTTCCCGCTGAGCCTCATGGGGCCGTGA
- a CDS encoding ferredoxin reductase family protein — MTTVQSPPAPPTAAQRPRVVARAGLYAVLAANVAVVAWFFAQAGFASNALIVLGRLTGLYAALIMAFQLVLVARLPWLDRRIGMDRLTSWHRWTGFGILWTLLAHVVLIAFGYAEGTDVGPIGEIVDLAETTEGVLRAVVAFFLILAVGAVSARYARRRLAYETWHFIHLYTYVAVVLAFTHQVSVGTTFTSSSAATAYWYGVWGVALGSVVLGRAVLPLWRNWRHQFRVTAVVPENDQVVSIYISGKDLDQLPARAGQFFLWRFLTADRWWQANPFSLSAAPDGRTLRLTAKAAGEGSAALRHVKVGTRVFAEGPYGAFTALHRTRPESVLIAGGVGVTPIRALLEELEGHAVVIYRVGSDRDAVLYDELRDLALAKGAELHLVTGPPVPDKLAAGELARLVPDIAQRDVFLCGPPPMMNAVLASLRELNVPKAQTHFERFSLAG; from the coding sequence GTGACGACCGTCCAATCGCCCCCTGCGCCCCCCACGGCGGCACAACGCCCCAGGGTGGTGGCCCGCGCCGGGCTCTACGCCGTGCTGGCCGCCAACGTGGCCGTGGTCGCCTGGTTCTTCGCCCAGGCCGGCTTCGCCTCCAACGCGCTCATCGTGCTCGGCCGCCTCACCGGCCTGTACGCGGCGCTCATCATGGCGTTCCAGCTGGTCCTGGTGGCCCGGCTGCCCTGGCTCGACCGCCGCATCGGCATGGACCGGCTGACCTCCTGGCACCGCTGGACCGGCTTCGGCATCCTGTGGACGCTCCTCGCCCACGTCGTCCTCATCGCCTTCGGCTACGCCGAGGGCACCGACGTGGGCCCGATCGGCGAGATCGTCGACCTCGCCGAGACCACCGAGGGCGTGCTCCGCGCGGTCGTCGCGTTCTTCCTGATCCTCGCGGTCGGCGCCGTCTCCGCCCGCTACGCCCGGCGCCGCCTCGCCTACGAGACCTGGCACTTCATCCACCTGTACACCTACGTCGCCGTGGTGCTGGCCTTCACCCACCAGGTCTCGGTCGGTACGACCTTCACGTCCTCGTCCGCCGCCACCGCCTACTGGTACGGCGTTTGGGGCGTCGCCCTCGGCTCGGTCGTCCTGGGCCGCGCGGTGCTCCCGCTGTGGCGCAACTGGCGCCACCAGTTCCGGGTCACCGCCGTGGTGCCGGAGAACGACCAGGTCGTCTCGATCTACATCAGCGGCAAGGACCTCGACCAGCTGCCCGCCCGCGCCGGACAGTTCTTCCTGTGGCGCTTCCTGACCGCCGACCGCTGGTGGCAGGCCAACCCCTTCTCGCTGTCCGCCGCCCCCGACGGCCGGACGCTGCGCCTGACCGCCAAGGCGGCCGGCGAGGGCAGCGCCGCCCTCCGGCACGTCAAGGTCGGCACCCGCGTCTTCGCCGAGGGCCCCTACGGCGCCTTCACCGCCCTGCACCGCACCCGCCCCGAGTCCGTGCTCATCGCCGGCGGCGTCGGCGTCACCCCCATCCGGGCCCTCCTGGAGGAGCTGGAGGGACACGCCGTGGTCATCTACCGGGTCGGCTCCGACCGGGACGCCGTCCTCTACGACGAGCTGCGCGACCTCGCCCTCGCCAAGGGCGCCGAACTCCACCTGGTCACCGGCCCGCCGGTGCCCGACAAGCTGGCCGCGGGCGAGCTGGCGCGGCTCGTGCCGGACATCGCGCAGCGGGACGTCTTCCTGTGCGGACCGCCCCCGATGATGAACGCGGTCCTGGCCAGCCTGCGCGAACTGAACGTGCCCAAGGCGCAGACCCACTTCGAACGCTTCAGCCTGGCGGGATGA
- a CDS encoding tetratricopeptide repeat protein has translation MAWRALLDGALDVLAPGHAQVGARRQEPDFHERLTRHWATAYADLGTPPETDTHLRALDLARGGRIEESARLLRRLADSGSVRALTDLGVLRFRMGGPAEARRLWREAGSRGSSRALHFLGLTSIQAGDHAQAERQLRQAFENGTAQAAKDLGLLLQREGRIEEAEEAWVAASEQGVAEADSLLGLLWSERDDLEQARRWWRRGALRGSPDAAYNLGLLLADEGNLASATEWFRQAKSLGHPRARTALTRAAAKNRALRRAAHEDLDIDPVHGRERR, from the coding sequence ATGGCGTGGAGAGCCCTCCTCGACGGCGCGCTCGACGTCCTGGCCCCCGGGCACGCGCAGGTCGGGGCGCGGCGGCAGGAGCCGGACTTCCACGAACGGCTGACCCGGCACTGGGCGACGGCGTACGCCGATCTGGGGACACCGCCCGAGACGGACACCCACCTGCGCGCACTCGACCTCGCCCGTGGCGGACGGATCGAGGAAAGCGCCCGGCTGCTGCGACGGCTGGCGGACTCAGGCAGCGTGCGGGCACTCACCGACCTCGGGGTGCTCCGTTTCCGGATGGGTGGACCGGCGGAGGCGCGCCGTCTGTGGCGCGAGGCCGGCAGCCGGGGCAGCTCGCGCGCCCTGCACTTCCTGGGCCTGACGTCGATCCAGGCGGGTGACCACGCCCAGGCGGAGCGGCAGTTGCGGCAGGCCTTCGAGAACGGCACGGCCCAGGCGGCCAAGGACCTCGGGCTGCTGCTGCAGCGCGAGGGCCGGATCGAGGAGGCCGAGGAGGCGTGGGTGGCCGCCTCCGAACAGGGGGTGGCGGAGGCGGACTCGCTGCTGGGGCTGCTCTGGAGCGAACGGGACGACCTCGAACAGGCTCGTCGATGGTGGCGCAGAGGAGCGCTGCGGGGCAGCCCGGACGCCGCGTACAACCTGGGGTTGCTGCTGGCCGACGAGGGGAACCTCGCGTCCGCGACCGAATGGTTCCGGCAGGCGAAGAGCCTGGGGCACCCCCGTGCCAGGACCGCCCTCACCCGGGCGGCGGCCAAGAATCGGGCTCTGCGGCGAGCCGCCCACGAGGACCTCGACATCGACCCCGTACACGGCCGGGAGCGCCGATGA